From a region of the Pseudomonadaceae bacterium SI-3 genome:
- a CDS encoding 4-hydroxy-3-methylbut-2-enyl diphosphate reductase: MQIKLANPRGFCAGVDRAIEIVNRALEVFGPPIYVRHEVVHNKFVVEDLRERGAIFVDELDQVPDGFIVIFSAHGVSQAVRMEGERRGLKVFDATCPLVTKVHLEVTKYSREGRECILIGHAGHPEVEGTMGQYDTANGGSIYLVEDEKDVAELQVRNPEALAFVTQTTLSMDDTSRVIDALRTRFPSIGGPRKDDICYATQNRQDAVKQLAAECDLVLVVGSPNSSNSNRLRELAERMSTPAYLIDGAEDLKCEWFENVDRIGITAGASAPEVLVRGVIDQLKEWGAAGLDELDGRPENVTFSMPKELRLKSV; this comes from the coding sequence ATGCAAATCAAACTCGCCAATCCGCGTGGCTTTTGTGCCGGTGTCGACCGCGCCATTGAAATCGTTAACCGTGCGCTTGAGGTGTTCGGGCCGCCGATCTACGTGCGCCACGAAGTCGTGCATAACAAGTTTGTGGTGGAGGACCTGCGCGAGCGTGGCGCTATCTTCGTCGATGAGCTGGACCAGGTGCCGGACGGCTTCATCGTCATCTTCAGCGCTCATGGCGTGTCCCAGGCCGTGCGGATGGAAGGGGAACGGCGCGGCCTCAAGGTATTTGACGCTACTTGCCCATTGGTGACCAAGGTCCATCTGGAAGTGACCAAGTACAGCCGGGAAGGGCGCGAATGCATCCTTATCGGCCATGCAGGCCACCCGGAAGTAGAAGGCACCATGGGCCAGTACGATACGGCCAATGGCGGCTCGATCTATCTGGTGGAAGACGAAAAGGATGTTGCTGAATTGCAAGTACGCAACCCGGAAGCCCTGGCGTTCGTCACCCAAACAACTCTGTCGATGGACGACACCAGCCGTGTGATCGACGCTTTGCGCACACGCTTCCCGAGTATCGGTGGCCCGCGTAAAGATGACATCTGCTACGCCACCCAGAATCGTCAGGATGCGGTCAAGCAGCTTGCGGCTGAGTGCGACTTGGTATTGGTCGTGGGCAGCCCGAACAGTTCGAACTCCAATCGTTTGCGCGAGCTGGCGGAGCGGATGAGCACGCCGGCATATCTCATCGACGGCGCGGAAGATCTCAAGTGCGAATGGTTTGAGAACGTCGATCGGATCGGTATCACCGCCGGCGCTTCAGCGCCTGAGGTGTTGGTGCGTGGGGTGATCGATCAGCTAAAGGAGTGGGGTGCGGCTGGCCTGGATGAGCTTGACGGACGACCGGAGAACGTTACGTTCTCCATGCCGAAGGAGTTGCGGTTGAAGTCTGTTTGA
- a CDS encoding signal peptidase II, which produces MTSRFGKLTWLWLSVMVIALDQATKHYFEANFSLYQKVEVIPDYFAWTLAYNTGAAFSFLADHSGWQRWLFALIAIGVSAVLVVWMKRLKTGETWLAVALALVLGGAVGNLYDRVVLGHVVDFILVHWQNRWYFPAFNIADSAITIGAVMLALDMFRSSKTGETVND; this is translated from the coding sequence ATGACCTCGCGCTTCGGCAAGCTCACCTGGCTGTGGCTAAGCGTGATGGTGATTGCGCTGGACCAGGCGACCAAACATTACTTCGAGGCCAACTTCAGCCTGTATCAGAAGGTCGAAGTGATCCCTGACTATTTCGCTTGGACGCTGGCCTACAACACGGGCGCTGCTTTCAGCTTTCTCGCCGATCATTCCGGCTGGCAGCGTTGGCTATTCGCATTGATCGCCATCGGCGTCAGCGCCGTGCTGGTGGTTTGGATGAAGCGCTTGAAAACCGGCGAGACCTGGCTTGCCGTAGCCTTGGCGCTGGTCCTGGGGGGCGCCGTCGGCAATCTTTACGATCGCGTCGTACTTGGACATGTCGTCGATTTCATCTTGGTGCATTGGCAGAACCGCTGGTACTTCCCGGCATTCAATATCGCCGACAGCGCTATCACCATTGGCGCTGTGATGCTGGCGCTGGATATGTTCCGTAGCAGTAAAACGGGAGAAACGGTAAATGACTGA
- a CDS encoding peptidylprolyl isomerase (rotamase; accelerates isomerization of the peptidyl prolyl bond, involved in the folding of proteases) yields MTEQRIGPDMQVTLHFALSMENGEQVDTTFDKQPATFKVGDGNLLPGFEQQLFGLKAGDKRTFQIVPEQGFGQHNPQNVQTMPRNQFEGMELSEGLLVIFNDAAKTELPGIVKAFDDRQVTVDFNHPLAGKSLTFDVEIFEVKPV; encoded by the coding sequence ATGACTGAACAGCGCATCGGGCCGGACATGCAGGTGACCCTGCATTTCGCGCTCAGTATGGAAAACGGCGAGCAGGTCGACACGACCTTCGATAAACAGCCGGCTACCTTTAAAGTGGGCGACGGTAACCTGCTTCCCGGTTTTGAACAGCAGTTGTTCGGGCTCAAGGCGGGTGACAAGCGCACCTTTCAGATTGTCCCGGAACAGGGCTTCGGCCAGCACAACCCGCAGAATGTGCAAACCATGCCGCGCAATCAATTCGAAGGTATGGAGCTGTCCGAAGGGCTATTGGTGATCTTCAACGATGCAGCCAAGACGGAGCTGCCGGGGATCGTCAAAGCTTTCGATGATCGTCAGGTAACCGTGGACTTCAACCATCCGCTGGCCGGCAAATCGCTGACATTCGACGTGGAAATATTCGAGGTTAAGCCGGTCTGA
- a CDS encoding pilus assembly protein PilY: MPSNFRHDAATFNLPDGRAYSERKPYYDSTSETLADLAMHYWATDLNPDLDNDLPAYTPFKSGDTTTDYWDARNDPATWQHMTNFVMGLGLTESLNNANIPWAGGTFAGQGYANLVAGTATWPPASSGSANNVYDLWHAAINSRGEFFSVDSPEAMVQAFDDILSRIADRKSTAARPAINSGQVSTDENNNGTVKTVSYQTSYASDDNWSGDVKRFEKAWNAQNNAFETSEIWSAKSQVPGWQNRTIKIAGDNNSGLVDFTWANAGSASSAGTLANLLSRDPENSNLPDARGEQRLQYLRGNRSGENSTFRQRSSVLGDFYSSSPAVVSGPRYLVNFSNRLEDNTAYSTFATDIAGRRPRVYVGGNDGMLHGFNALTGVEEFAFVPSAVFAKLNKLTGSNYSHEFYVDGSPVVADVFNGTEWRTILVGTLKAGGRSIFALDITTPGSEELLWEFDDSSLPDDAAAKMGYSFSQPTIARLHTGTWGVVFGNGYESANNTNGKAALFIVDAMEGTLLTNLEVQGVDGIANGLSTPKLADYNADGVADYAYAGDLQGNLWRFDLLRNGRSDTAPFTTEDDSENVINDFEVGFGGQPLFSAVANTGSEGRQPITSAPSLVLHPSGFGYLVVFGTGKFYETGDKAGDKSFAQTVYGIWDKQTLGEEASNPNIAHSSLQEQTITTQTTVEANGATRQGLVLSSNNVSWQGSDTQPAQNGWFLNLRQSQGEMVVENMSQLGRTIFFQSLIPNDDPCGDGATNWTYAINPFTGGRTSHSAFDYVPTTDIGTTNISAVRQDGEGGGTLSQDSDGTYQYCTGQECVNVYPDPASLGRQSWRRIEQE; the protein is encoded by the coding sequence ATGCCCAGCAATTTCCGTCACGATGCTGCGACCTTCAACCTGCCTGACGGCCGTGCTTATAGCGAGCGCAAGCCCTATTACGACAGCACGAGTGAAACTCTGGCCGACCTGGCCATGCACTACTGGGCTACCGACCTTAACCCAGATCTGGACAATGACTTGCCGGCGTACACCCCCTTCAAAAGCGGCGATACGACAACTGACTACTGGGACGCGCGCAACGACCCCGCGACTTGGCAGCATATGACCAACTTCGTGATGGGGCTCGGCCTAACCGAATCACTGAACAACGCGAATATTCCTTGGGCGGGCGGTACTTTCGCAGGACAGGGCTACGCCAACCTGGTCGCTGGCACAGCAACCTGGCCGCCAGCTTCCAGTGGCAGCGCCAATAATGTCTATGACCTCTGGCATGCCGCCATCAACTCACGCGGCGAGTTCTTCAGTGTCGACAGCCCGGAAGCAATGGTTCAGGCCTTCGATGACATCCTGTCCCGAATTGCTGATCGGAAATCCACAGCAGCCCGGCCTGCCATCAACTCCGGCCAGGTCAGCACCGACGAAAACAACAACGGCACCGTCAAGACCGTCTCATATCAGACATCCTATGCCAGCGACGACAACTGGTCTGGCGACGTCAAGCGCTTCGAAAAAGCCTGGAATGCTCAAAACAACGCTTTTGAAACTTCAGAGATATGGAGTGCCAAGAGTCAAGTTCCCGGCTGGCAAAACCGAACTATAAAGATCGCAGGCGACAATAACAGCGGCCTTGTGGACTTCACTTGGGCCAATGCCGGCTCCGCCAGTTCTGCCGGCACGCTGGCCAATCTCCTCAGCCGCGACCCGGAGAATAGCAATCTACCGGACGCCAGAGGCGAGCAGCGCTTACAGTATCTACGCGGTAACCGCAGCGGCGAAAATTCAACGTTTCGCCAACGCAGCAGTGTCCTTGGTGACTTCTATTCATCAAGCCCTGCAGTGGTATCCGGCCCCCGCTACCTCGTGAACTTTAGCAATCGACTTGAAGACAACACCGCTTATTCCACATTTGCAACTGACATCGCCGGACGGAGGCCCCGTGTATATGTAGGTGGTAATGACGGCATGCTTCATGGCTTTAACGCCCTTACCGGCGTCGAGGAATTTGCGTTTGTCCCCAGCGCTGTTTTCGCTAAGCTCAACAAGCTTACCGGCAGCAATTACAGCCATGAGTTTTATGTCGATGGCAGCCCGGTCGTAGCAGACGTATTCAACGGCACAGAATGGCGCACGATCTTGGTTGGCACGCTGAAAGCAGGTGGCAGATCAATATTTGCGCTGGACATTACGACCCCGGGAAGCGAGGAACTCCTTTGGGAGTTTGATGACAGCAGCTTGCCGGACGATGCCGCAGCGAAGATGGGCTATAGCTTCTCCCAACCCACCATCGCGCGATTGCACACTGGCACCTGGGGCGTGGTGTTCGGCAACGGCTATGAAAGCGCTAACAATACCAACGGCAAAGCGGCCCTGTTCATAGTCGATGCTATGGAGGGCACGCTTCTAACAAACTTGGAAGTCCAAGGCGTAGATGGCATTGCGAATGGTCTTTCGACCCCCAAACTTGCTGATTACAACGCCGACGGAGTGGCTGATTATGCCTATGCAGGAGATCTTCAAGGCAATCTATGGCGATTCGACCTACTACGTAATGGCCGCAGCGATACGGCGCCCTTCACCACCGAAGATGATAGCGAGAACGTTATTAATGACTTCGAGGTGGGCTTTGGCGGCCAACCACTGTTCAGTGCCGTAGCAAACACAGGTAGCGAAGGTCGTCAACCCATTACATCCGCGCCAAGCCTGGTGCTTCACCCCAGCGGGTTCGGCTACTTAGTCGTATTCGGTACAGGCAAGTTTTACGAAACAGGTGATAAGGCAGGTGACAAGAGTTTCGCCCAAACGGTCTACGGTATCTGGGATAAACAGACGCTGGGCGAGGAAGCAAGTAATCCGAATATCGCTCACAGCAGCTTGCAGGAGCAGACGATTACAACCCAAACCACAGTCGAGGCCAACGGCGCAACGCGCCAAGGTCTGGTACTGAGCAGTAACAACGTCAGCTGGCAGGGCAGCGACACCCAGCCGGCGCAAAACGGCTGGTTTTTGAACCTGCGCCAGAGTCAGGGGGAAATGGTCGTGGAGAACATGTCACAGCTGGGCCGCACGATCTTCTTCCAGTCGCTGATACCGAATGACGACCCTTGCGGTGATGGCGCGACCAACTGGACCTACGCCATCAATCCCTTTACTGGCGGCAGAACCTCCCATAGCGCCTTCGACTACGTACCAACCACAGACATCGGTACAACCAATATCTCAGCAGTGCGTCAGGATGGCGAAGGTGGCGGGACACTTTCCCAGGATTCAGACGGGACGTACCAGTACTGCACGGGCCAGGAGTGCGTTAACGTCTATCCGGACCCAGCAAGCCTAGGCCGCCAAAGCTGGCGTCGGATCGAGCAGGAATAA
- a CDS encoding pilus assembly protein PilE, with the protein MKRAQSGFTLIELMIVVAIIGILAAIAYPSYDEYVKRGNRTEGQALLSDASARQERYFGQNNAYIISDNDVAKLGLKNGNTSETGKYTLSVGKEDGDGGYTLTAEQQFGDTKCGNLRLNALGVKDRTGSGKTAAECWR; encoded by the coding sequence ATGAAGCGTGCTCAAAGCGGCTTTACATTGATCGAACTGATGATCGTGGTCGCGATCATCGGAATCCTGGCGGCGATCGCCTATCCGAGCTATGACGAGTATGTAAAGCGTGGTAACCGGACCGAAGGCCAGGCTCTGCTGAGCGATGCTTCCGCTAGACAAGAGCGATACTTCGGCCAAAACAACGCCTATATCATTTCAGACAACGATGTAGCCAAGCTGGGGTTGAAGAACGGGAATACCTCAGAAACCGGTAAGTACACGCTATCTGTAGGCAAAGAGGATGGGGACGGCGGTTATACTCTTACAGCCGAACAACAATTCGGCGATACCAAGTGCGGTAATTTACGTCTGAACGCACTTGGCGTTAAAGACAGAACCGGCAGCGGGAAAACCGCCGCGGAGTGTTGGCGCTAA